A window of Deltaproteobacteria bacterium contains these coding sequences:
- a CDS encoding cupin-like domain-containing protein — protein sequence MAKIETQEGFPDSAEGTAPPFAVERLARVDAPACDAFATRYVRPRRPVIVTRLTEGWLSPEQWTLVRMANQYGAARVVAAALSGGTLLEDPTSGVVFRRVLLRDFIESLAGPGAAGHYVMAPTSNFPAMLQRDYQVPQYCAGAPHLRAKVWIGKAGTVTPLHRDVPHNLHVHLTGRKRWLLFPPGHGLRMYSRGLLSGMPNFSQVDPERPDRNRYPRFRDLTALGGVVEPGETLFIPRGWWHHARTLEDAVSMNFWWGGQLVQLASLASTLFKRARGIRRDEWAD from the coding sequence GTGGCGAAGATCGAGACTCAAGAGGGTTTTCCTGATAGCGCGGAGGGCACCGCCCCGCCCTTCGCCGTCGAGAGGCTCGCGCGCGTCGACGCACCGGCGTGCGACGCATTCGCGACGCGATATGTCCGTCCGCGCCGTCCGGTCATCGTGACGCGTCTCACGGAAGGTTGGCTCTCACCCGAGCAGTGGACGCTCGTTCGGATGGCAAACCAGTACGGCGCTGCGCGTGTGGTGGCCGCCGCCCTGAGCGGTGGAACATTGCTGGAGGATCCTACGAGCGGTGTCGTGTTCCGTCGCGTCCTGCTCCGCGACTTCATCGAGTCGCTCGCCGGACCCGGGGCGGCGGGTCATTACGTGATGGCGCCCACATCGAACTTCCCGGCGATGCTGCAGCGGGATTACCAGGTTCCGCAGTACTGCGCTGGCGCACCGCACCTGCGCGCGAAGGTGTGGATCGGCAAGGCCGGTACCGTCACACCGCTCCACCGCGACGTGCCCCACAACCTGCACGTGCACCTCACGGGCCGTAAGCGCTGGCTCCTGTTCCCGCCGGGACACGGGCTGCGCATGTACTCGCGTGGTCTCCTCTCCGGCATGCCGAACTTCTCCCAGGTCGATCCCGAGCGGCCCGATCGCAATCGGTATCCGCGCTTCCGTGACCTCACGGCACTAGGCGGCGTCGTCGAGCCCGGGGAGACGCTCTTCATCCCTCGCGGTTGGTGGCATCATGCCCGCACGCTCGAGGACGCCGTGTCGATGAACTTCTGGTGGGGCGGGCAACTCGTCCAGCTCGCGTCTCTCGCGTCGACACTCTTCAAGCGCGCGCGCGGGATTCGCCGTGACGAGTGGGCCGATTGA
- a CDS encoding tetratricopeptide repeat protein, translated as MRRSARGPGRWIALAIVLAVAVAYAPVVRHGFVNFDDPDYVVENGYVRRGLTRAGLAWAFAGFHAANWHPLTWLSHMLDCQLFGLEAGAHHATSVLLHAGSALVLFAALFHMTAAPWRSGAVAALFALHPLRVESVAWISERKDVLAAFWWMVALYGYVRYAARPTWARYVAVLLAFVAGLLSKPMVMTLPFALLLLDVWPLRRLALGPRVWLEKLPLLALAAAASVVNLIAQQRGGAITPFAVHPLSARLANAILSYVAYLGMTLWPTRLAIFYPSRQVLPAWEVAAAALVLGAVTAAVARRARREPWLLVGWLWYLGTLVPVAGIIRAGDQAMADRFTYLPHVGLFITVVWGLGEWTAGLRPFRILLPAVAAVVLAGCVATTRVQLRHWRDSLALFGHALAVTKDNAVAHTNYGFALLEQGRTVEALDHFQRAVALRPRYAKARLNLGVGLGTLGRSDEAVAEYREAIRLDPQNATAHYDLGLELAERGRLDEAIAEYVEAVRLEPSNAKAHNNLGVALARQGRLDEALARYEAALTIDPGVAAAHNNAAVVLERLGRPEDALAHYREAVRLTPEDARAHFNLGAALDAREHAAEAIGEYREALRLAPELADSHLALGDTLAKQGRGTDALAEYRAALAARPGWAAAEARAAWIIATAGAAGTDAGEAVRLAERARDATDGRDPEVLRTLAAAYAAAGRFRDAAEVARRTLVLARAAGLQPLAAEVARHLAAYEAGRAVP; from the coding sequence GTGAGACGTTCCGCCCGCGGGCCGGGGCGCTGGATCGCGCTCGCGATCGTGCTCGCCGTCGCGGTGGCCTACGCGCCGGTCGTGCGCCACGGCTTCGTCAACTTCGACGACCCCGACTACGTCGTGGAGAACGGCTACGTCCGGCGCGGGCTCACCCGCGCGGGTCTCGCCTGGGCCTTCGCCGGGTTCCACGCGGCCAACTGGCACCCGCTCACGTGGCTCAGCCACATGCTCGACTGCCAGCTCTTCGGCCTCGAAGCCGGCGCCCATCACGCGACCAGCGTCCTGCTCCACGCCGGCTCGGCACTCGTTCTCTTCGCCGCTCTCTTCCACATGACGGCTGCCCCGTGGCGCAGCGGAGCGGTCGCGGCGCTCTTCGCGCTCCACCCGCTGCGGGTGGAGTCGGTGGCCTGGATCTCCGAGCGCAAGGACGTGCTCGCCGCCTTCTGGTGGATGGTGGCCCTGTATGGCTACGTGCGCTACGCCGCACGTCCGACGTGGGCGCGCTACGTCGCGGTGCTGCTCGCGTTCGTGGCCGGGCTCCTGAGCAAGCCGATGGTGATGACGCTCCCCTTCGCGCTGCTCCTCCTCGACGTCTGGCCGCTTCGCCGCCTCGCCCTCGGACCGCGGGTCTGGCTCGAGAAGCTCCCACTCCTCGCGCTTGCCGCCGCCGCGAGCGTCGTCAACCTGATCGCGCAGCAGCGGGGCGGCGCCATCACGCCGTTCGCCGTGCACCCGCTGTCCGCTCGGCTCGCGAATGCGATTCTCTCCTACGTCGCGTATCTCGGCATGACGCTCTGGCCGACCCGGCTCGCGATCTTCTATCCCTCCCGGCAAGTCCTTCCGGCATGGGAGGTCGCCGCAGCGGCGCTGGTCCTCGGCGCGGTGACCGCGGCCGTCGCCCGCCGAGCGCGGCGCGAACCTTGGCTCCTCGTCGGCTGGCTCTGGTATCTCGGCACGCTCGTCCCCGTCGCCGGCATCATCCGCGCCGGCGACCAGGCGATGGCCGACCGATTCACCTACCTGCCCCACGTCGGCCTCTTCATCACGGTGGTCTGGGGGCTCGGGGAGTGGACCGCAGGCCTCCGGCCATTTCGGATACTGCTGCCGGCAGTGGCTGCCGTGGTGCTCGCCGGCTGCGTCGCGACCACGCGGGTTCAGCTCCGCCACTGGCGCGACAGCCTGGCGCTCTTCGGCCACGCGCTCGCGGTGACGAAGGACAATGCGGTCGCCCACACAAACTACGGCTTCGCGCTCCTCGAGCAGGGCCGGACCGTGGAGGCCCTGGATCATTTCCAGCGCGCCGTTGCACTCCGACCGCGGTACGCGAAGGCGCGGCTCAACCTGGGCGTCGGTCTCGGCACGCTCGGACGCTCGGACGAGGCCGTCGCGGAGTACCGCGAGGCGATCCGCCTCGACCCGCAGAACGCGACCGCGCACTACGACCTCGGTCTCGAGCTTGCCGAGCGTGGCCGGCTCGACGAGGCCATCGCCGAGTACGTTGAAGCGGTGCGCCTCGAGCCGTCGAATGCGAAGGCGCACAACAACCTCGGCGTGGCGCTCGCCCGGCAGGGACGCCTGGACGAGGCGCTCGCGCGCTACGAGGCCGCGCTCACCATCGACCCGGGTGTCGCCGCCGCGCACAACAATGCCGCGGTCGTCCTCGAACGCCTCGGACGCCCGGAGGACGCGCTCGCGCACTACCGCGAAGCCGTGCGGCTCACCCCCGAGGACGCGCGCGCCCACTTCAACCTCGGCGCGGCGCTCGACGCGCGCGAGCACGCCGCCGAGGCGATCGGCGAGTACCGTGAGGCCCTGCGCCTCGCCCCGGAGCTGGCGGACAGTCACCTGGCGCTCGGGGACACTCTCGCGAAACAGGGACGCGGCACCGATGCGCTCGCCGAGTATCGCGCGGCGCTCGCCGCACGACCCGGGTGGGCGGCTGCCGAGGCGCGGGCGGCATGGATCATCGCCACCGCCGGGGCGGCAGGTACCGACGCGGGGGAGGCCGTGCGCCTCGCCGAGCGCGCGCGCGACGCGACCGACGGCCGCGATCCCGAGGTGCTGCGCACGCTCGCGGCGGCATACGCGGCGGCGGGACGCTTCCGCGATGCCGCGGAGGTCGCGCGCCGCACCCTCGTGCTCGCACGCGCGGCCGGGCTCCAACCGCTCGCCGCCGAGGTCGCCCGTCACCTGGCCGCCTACGAGGCCGGACGGGCCGTCCCCTGA
- a CDS encoding tetratricopeptide repeat protein: MSVRGRRNLAIAGLVVLGTLAVFAPALRHGFVNYDDPEYVTENPRVRAGLSWAGLGWAFAAPHAANWHPLTWLSHMLDAQLFGLAPAGHHASSVLLHAASAALLFGVLEGTTGAPWPSAFVAATFALHPLRVESVAWVSERKDVLAGLCWMLALAAYRRYVRRRGAAAYLLVVAAFVLGLLAKPTVVTLPLILLLLDVWPLRRPWNARLLWEKAPLLLLSAAVSALTVVAQRGAGAMASLESLPLGTRIAEALVAYGSYLEKTFWPTRLAVFYPHRPLPVAEVAVCALLLAGVSALALVERRRRPYLLVGWLWYLVALLPVVGLVKVGEQAMADRFSYLPQIGVLLMIAWAAADAGGSRAVASAGGVVALAACVALTARQLDIWRDSVSLFAHASAVSRDNYVAEANLGAALLEQGRRAEALVHLRRSAAIKPGYAKVHVSLGKALAEGGDPEAALREYTDAIRLDGDSATAHYNLGLLLAGQARLDEAIAEYRAALRIDPEYAKARHNLGAALATQGRFEDAIEQYRQALALVPDRGVTHGNLAIALERLGRSAEAVAEYREAVRLMPADPTAHFNLAGGLAGAGRVDEAIAELRQALRLRPDWPEGRAALAEVEGRRREAVRRGP; the protein is encoded by the coding sequence ATGTCGGTCCGCGGCCGGCGGAATCTCGCCATCGCGGGCCTCGTCGTCCTCGGGACCCTCGCCGTCTTCGCCCCTGCCCTCCGGCACGGCTTCGTCAACTACGACGATCCCGAGTACGTGACCGAGAACCCGCGGGTCCGTGCCGGGCTCTCGTGGGCGGGGCTCGGATGGGCATTCGCCGCCCCCCACGCCGCCAACTGGCACCCGCTCACGTGGCTCTCGCACATGCTCGACGCTCAGCTCTTCGGCCTGGCGCCCGCGGGCCATCACGCGTCGAGCGTCCTCCTCCACGCAGCGAGCGCCGCGCTCCTGTTCGGGGTGCTCGAAGGCACGACCGGGGCGCCCTGGCCGAGCGCCTTCGTGGCGGCGACGTTCGCCCTCCACCCCCTGCGCGTCGAGTCCGTCGCATGGGTCTCGGAGCGGAAGGACGTGCTGGCCGGGCTCTGCTGGATGCTCGCCCTCGCCGCCTACCGGCGCTACGTCCGACGGCGCGGCGCCGCCGCCTACCTGCTCGTCGTTGCGGCCTTCGTCCTCGGCCTGCTCGCGAAGCCGACGGTGGTGACGCTGCCGCTCATCCTCCTGCTCCTGGACGTCTGGCCGCTCCGCCGGCCATGGAACGCCCGCCTTCTCTGGGAGAAGGCGCCGCTCCTGCTCCTCTCGGCGGCGGTGAGCGCGCTCACGGTCGTGGCGCAACGCGGGGCGGGCGCCATGGCCTCGCTCGAGAGCCTGCCGCTCGGCACCCGGATCGCCGAGGCGCTCGTCGCCTACGGATCCTACCTGGAGAAGACCTTCTGGCCGACGCGGCTCGCGGTCTTCTACCCCCACCGGCCGCTGCCGGTCGCGGAGGTCGCCGTCTGCGCCCTCCTGCTGGCCGGCGTCTCGGCGCTCGCTCTGGTCGAACGGCGCCGGCGCCCCTACCTGCTCGTCGGCTGGCTCTGGTACCTCGTCGCGCTGCTGCCCGTCGTCGGCCTCGTCAAGGTGGGCGAGCAGGCGATGGCGGATCGCTTCTCCTACCTGCCGCAGATCGGCGTGCTCCTGATGATCGCGTGGGCGGCGGCCGATGCGGGCGGCTCGCGCGCCGTCGCCTCGGCGGGGGGTGTGGTCGCGCTGGCCGCCTGCGTCGCGCTGACCGCCCGGCAGCTCGATATCTGGCGGGACAGCGTCTCGCTCTTTGCGCACGCGAGCGCCGTGAGCCGCGACAACTACGTCGCCGAGGCGAATCTCGGGGCCGCGCTCCTCGAGCAGGGCCGGCGTGCCGAGGCGCTGGTTCACCTCCGGCGGTCGGCCGCGATCAAACCCGGGTACGCCAAGGTCCACGTGAGCCTCGGCAAGGCGCTCGCCGAAGGCGGAGACCCCGAGGCGGCGCTCCGCGAGTATACCGACGCCATCCGGCTGGACGGGGACAGCGCCACGGCACACTACAATCTGGGCCTCCTGCTCGCCGGCCAGGCGCGGCTGGACGAGGCGATCGCCGAGTACCGGGCGGCGCTGCGGATCGATCCGGAGTACGCGAAGGCGCGTCACAACCTCGGCGCGGCGCTCGCCACCCAGGGGCGCTTCGAGGACGCCATCGAGCAGTACCGCCAAGCGCTCGCGCTCGTTCCCGATCGCGGGGTCACGCACGGCAACCTGGCGATCGCCCTCGAGCGCCTCGGCCGCTCCGCGGAGGCCGTCGCGGAGTACCGCGAGGCCGTGCGGCTCATGCCTGCCGACCCGACCGCGCACTTCAATCTCGCCGGCGGCCTCGCGGGCGCAGGGCGCGTGGATGAGGCCATCGCCGAGCTGCGCCAGGCCTTGCGCCTCAGGCCGGACTGGCCGGAGGGGCGGGCCGCGCTGGCGGAGGTGGAGGGACGCCGCCGCGAGGCCGTCCGCCGGGGCCCGTGA
- a CDS encoding SDR family NAD(P)-dependent oxidoreductase, with protein sequence MDHFRERVAVITGGGGGIGAALADAFAARGARIVLADLDEAAMARVAERLTRSGADVLAVPTDVTQLGSVGALAEAAARRFGAVHIVCNNAGIGTFGELATATHADWEYTMRVNFWGVVHGVEIFVPRLIAQGAGGHVINTASMAGLVGMQWLGVYCASKFAVVGLTEALHRELRPHGIGVSVLCPMIVRTNINENSVRNRPAELRNPGDPVVPPAGALVGSTIAPEEVARRVMRGVERQDLYIFTHREQREILRRRAARQDAMFEPDVW encoded by the coding sequence ATGGACCACTTCCGCGAGCGCGTCGCGGTGATCACGGGCGGCGGCGGCGGCATCGGCGCGGCCCTGGCCGACGCGTTCGCGGCGCGCGGGGCGCGGATCGTCCTCGCCGACCTGGACGAGGCGGCGATGGCCCGCGTCGCCGAGCGGCTCACCCGGTCGGGCGCCGACGTCCTCGCGGTCCCGACCGACGTCACCCAGCTCGGCAGCGTCGGGGCGCTGGCGGAAGCAGCCGCACGGCGCTTCGGCGCCGTCCACATCGTTTGCAACAACGCTGGCATCGGCACCTTCGGCGAGCTCGCCACCGCGACGCACGCCGACTGGGAATACACCATGCGGGTCAACTTCTGGGGCGTCGTGCACGGCGTCGAGATCTTCGTGCCGCGGCTGATCGCGCAGGGAGCGGGCGGGCACGTGATCAACACGGCGTCGATGGCGGGGCTGGTCGGGATGCAATGGCTCGGCGTCTACTGCGCCTCGAAGTTCGCCGTCGTCGGCCTCACCGAGGCGCTCCACCGCGAGCTCCGCCCCCACGGCATCGGGGTGAGCGTCCTCTGCCCGATGATCGTCCGCACGAACATCAACGAGAACTCGGTCCGCAATCGCCCCGCCGAGCTGCGCAACCCGGGCGACCCGGTCGTACCGCCCGCGGGCGCGCTCGTCGGCAGCACGATCGCCCCCGAAGAGGTCGCGCGCCGCGTGATGCGCGGCGTCGAGCGGCAGGACCTCTACATCTTCACGCACCGCGAGCAGCGGGAGATCCTCCGCCGCCGCGCCGCGCGGCAGGACGCGATGTTCGAGCCCGACGTGTGGTGA
- a CDS encoding DUF1329 domain-containing protein: MKKRPASSSFLRVSGFASSAPLPYTVPRMRRCGAGGWRAALVLLSSLASTWAAEAPKADQPWTLEANTWERGKDLVPEPVLRRVKAGEYWFRVVPADPARFHDNYSRPFWDATAANDGKYDLDPNTCGLRDKATGKVPDFYFGYPFPKIDPKDPDAGCKIAWNFTAASLMAGGTGASFYLTGVDKDGPYRTIRTRIQATSYVGRHGGPIANPERLVAKATSVALEPVDVEGVSTLTVRHLDWDAKDDMWAYVPQTRRARHISAASRSDPVAGMDIFADDINCYAGKVETYKWKLVGEAHTLAPVVSQPYALPQRAVSPTRWLIDTPPLRANFEAGKDHKGAPWLITGNLVFVPRPAWIVEGVSTDPYYNFGKVVMYFDQEMYRIYWKLVSNRAGEYFYNAMCGYTFAETADRSFSGVLPSLVVGVNDKTNRAAIGGRPQDQFIEQRFNPDEFTLKAISHTSD, translated from the coding sequence ATGAAAAAACGGCCGGCATCTTCGTCTTTTCTTCGCGTTTCCGGGTTTGCGTCGTCGGCGCCGCTCCCGTACACCGTCCCCCGTATGCGAAGGTGTGGCGCTGGGGGCTGGAGGGCGGCGCTCGTGCTCCTGTCGTCCCTCGCGAGCACATGGGCGGCGGAGGCGCCGAAAGCCGATCAGCCCTGGACGCTCGAGGCGAACACCTGGGAGCGGGGCAAGGACCTCGTCCCGGAACCCGTGCTGCGGCGCGTAAAGGCGGGCGAGTACTGGTTCCGGGTGGTCCCGGCCGACCCTGCCCGCTTCCACGACAACTACAGCCGCCCCTTCTGGGACGCGACGGCGGCGAACGACGGCAAGTACGACCTCGACCCCAACACGTGCGGGCTCCGCGACAAGGCGACCGGCAAGGTGCCCGACTTCTACTTCGGCTACCCCTTTCCCAAGATCGATCCGAAGGACCCCGACGCGGGCTGCAAGATCGCGTGGAACTTCACCGCCGCCAGCCTGATGGCCGGCGGGACGGGGGCGAGCTTCTACCTCACCGGGGTAGACAAGGACGGACCCTACCGGACGATCCGGACGCGGATCCAGGCCACGAGCTACGTCGGGCGCCACGGCGGCCCGATCGCAAACCCCGAGCGGCTGGTCGCCAAGGCCACGTCCGTCGCCCTCGAGCCGGTCGACGTCGAGGGCGTCTCCACGCTCACCGTCCGGCACCTCGACTGGGACGCCAAGGACGACATGTGGGCCTACGTCCCGCAGACCCGCCGCGCGCGCCACATCAGCGCCGCATCCCGCTCCGACCCTGTCGCGGGCATGGACATCTTCGCCGACGACATCAACTGCTACGCCGGCAAGGTCGAGACCTACAAGTGGAAGCTCGTCGGTGAGGCGCACACGCTCGCCCCCGTGGTCAGCCAGCCCTACGCCCTCCCGCAGCGCGCCGTATCGCCGACGCGCTGGCTGATCGACACGCCGCCGCTGCGCGCGAACTTCGAGGCCGGCAAGGACCACAAGGGCGCGCCCTGGCTCATCACCGGGAACCTCGTCTTCGTGCCCCGTCCGGCCTGGATCGTCGAGGGCGTCTCGACCGACCCCTACTACAACTTCGGCAAGGTCGTGATGTACTTCGACCAGGAGATGTATCGCATCTACTGGAAGCTCGTGAGCAACCGGGCCGGCGAGTACTTCTACAACGCGATGTGCGGCTACACCTTCGCCGAGACCGCCGACCGCAGCTTCTCCGGGGTGCTGCCGAGCCTCGTGGTCGGCGTGAACGACAAGACCAACCGCGCCGCCATCGGCGGCCGCCCCCAGGACCAGTTCATCGAGCAGCGCTTCAACCCCGATGAATTCACGCTGAAGGCGATCTCGCACACGAGCGACTGA
- a CDS encoding thiolase family protein, with protein sequence MMRDVYVAGVGMIRFGRYRERDVPDLGGEAVLLALDDAGLALRDVELLAAGSLFQANAMVGQRILQQVGQTGIPVVNVANACATGSTAFREAWLAVAAGEHEVALAVGVEQMGKMGLLGGGGGSGVRTEGVLGSGLMPAVFGQAGMEHMRRHGTTQAQFAKVAVKNHRHSTRNPLSQYQVEVSLDEVLNARMVAYPNTLYMCCPTGDGAAAAVVVSAAKARQLGVGVKVLASVLTSDPWSERDLTLPDVNTLTRSAASRAYERAGVGPEDLDLVELHDCFATAELLHYENLGLCAEGEAGRLIDTGETAHGGRIPVNVSGGLLSKGHPLGATGVANIFEIVQHLRGRAAARQVDGARVGLAHVIGLGSACTINILGV encoded by the coding sequence GTGATGCGGGACGTCTACGTCGCGGGTGTCGGCATGATCAGGTTCGGACGCTACCGGGAGCGGGACGTGCCGGATCTCGGCGGCGAGGCCGTGCTGCTCGCGCTCGACGACGCCGGGCTCGCGCTGCGCGACGTCGAGCTGCTGGCCGCCGGCTCGCTCTTCCAGGCGAACGCGATGGTGGGGCAGCGCATCCTGCAGCAGGTCGGCCAGACCGGCATCCCCGTGGTCAACGTCGCTAACGCCTGCGCCACGGGCTCGACGGCCTTCCGGGAGGCGTGGCTCGCCGTCGCCGCGGGAGAGCACGAGGTCGCGCTGGCCGTCGGCGTGGAGCAGATGGGGAAGATGGGGCTCCTCGGCGGGGGCGGCGGCTCGGGGGTGCGCACCGAGGGTGTGCTCGGCAGCGGCCTCATGCCGGCCGTGTTCGGCCAGGCGGGGATGGAGCACATGCGGCGCCACGGCACGACGCAGGCGCAGTTCGCCAAGGTGGCCGTGAAGAACCACCGGCACTCCACCCGGAACCCCCTGTCGCAGTACCAAGTGGAGGTAAGCCTCGACGAGGTGCTGAACGCCCGCATGGTCGCCTACCCGAACACGCTCTACATGTGCTGCCCGACGGGCGACGGCGCGGCCGCGGCCGTCGTCGTGTCGGCCGCGAAGGCGCGGCAGCTCGGCGTGGGCGTCAAGGTCCTCGCCTCCGTGCTCACCTCCGACCCGTGGAGCGAGCGGGACCTGACGCTGCCCGACGTGAACACGCTCACGCGGTCCGCGGCCTCGCGCGCCTACGAGCGTGCCGGCGTCGGGCCCGAGGACCTGGACCTGGTCGAGCTCCACGACTGCTTCGCGACGGCCGAGCTGCTGCACTACGAGAACCTCGGCCTGTGCGCCGAGGGCGAGGCCGGCCGGCTGATCGACACGGGCGAGACTGCCCACGGCGGCCGCATCCCCGTCAACGTCTCGGGCGGCCTGCTCTCGAAGGGTCACCCGCTCGGCGCGACCGGGGTCGCCAACATCTTCGAGATCGTCCAGCACCTGCGGGGCAGGGCCGCCGCCCGCCAGGTCGACGGAGCCCGCGTCGGCCTCGCGCACGTCATCGGTCTCGGCTCGGCGTGCACGATCAACATCCTCGGCGTGTAG
- a CDS encoding response regulator has product MESENKPRILIVEDHPLIAELVETRLRIEGMHPIKCPGGREALAVLAQEPLDAVICDIMMPDVDGYEVLRAIRSNPATKTLPVIFLTAKSTPADIEKGIALGANHYITKPFSGLDLVHKVRLCLEERQGNTASSAGG; this is encoded by the coding sequence ATGGAGTCGGAGAACAAGCCGCGCATCCTGATCGTCGAGGACCATCCGCTGATCGCGGAGCTGGTGGAGACGCGGCTGCGCATCGAGGGCATGCACCCGATCAAGTGCCCGGGCGGCCGCGAGGCGCTCGCCGTCCTCGCGCAGGAGCCGCTCGACGCCGTCATCTGCGACATCATGATGCCGGACGTCGACGGCTACGAGGTCCTGCGGGCCATCCGCTCGAACCCGGCGACCAAGACGCTCCCCGTCATCTTCCTCACCGCCAAGTCGACCCCGGCGGACATCGAGAAGGGGATCGCCCTCGGCGCCAACCACTACATCACCAAGCCGTTCAGCGGTCTCGACCTGGTCCACAAGGTGCGCCTCTGCCTGGAGGAGCGCCAGGGAAACACGGCCTCGTCCGCCGGCGGGTGA
- a CDS encoding CpaF family protein, whose translation MESHEGVQTMNVAPNGSAPDRPKVNGKAVDFGPLEALLQHHDTSDILVNGPDAVYVERAGRLERTDVRFRDDEHLMDLIRSIVSAVGRRVDASSPMVDARLPDGSRVNAIIPPLALRGPCLSIRRFGRDPYLLEDLVGFGSLTDDMVRYLRAVVQARLNIIISGGTGCGKTTLLNCLTSFIPQHERILTIEDSAELQPQQPHVVPLETRQPDIHGKGEITARDLVRNALRMRPDRIIVGEVRGGEALDMLQAMNSGHDGSISTVHANNPRDCLSRIEMMVLMAGVDLPLKAVRQQLTSAIHVIVQATRLSDGTRKVLKITEMVGMEGEAIQMQDIFEFAQTGIDNRGAVRGHFRTTGFRSRYFERLVAAGVKADDLLFDHT comes from the coding sequence ATGGAATCGCATGAGGGGGTCCAGACGATGAACGTGGCGCCAAACGGGTCCGCGCCGGACCGGCCGAAGGTGAATGGCAAGGCCGTCGATTTCGGGCCTCTCGAGGCCCTGCTCCAGCACCACGACACCTCCGACATCCTGGTGAACGGCCCGGACGCCGTCTATGTCGAGCGCGCCGGCCGGCTCGAGCGCACCGACGTTCGCTTTCGCGACGACGAGCACCTTATGGATCTCATCCGGTCCATCGTGTCTGCGGTCGGACGGCGGGTGGATGCTTCCTCGCCCATGGTCGACGCCCGGCTGCCCGACGGCTCGCGGGTGAACGCCATCATCCCCCCGCTCGCGCTGCGCGGCCCCTGCCTTTCCATCCGGCGGTTCGGTCGTGACCCCTATCTCCTCGAAGACCTCGTGGGCTTCGGCAGCCTGACCGACGACATGGTCCGCTACCTGCGCGCCGTCGTGCAGGCGCGGCTGAACATCATCATCTCGGGCGGCACCGGCTGCGGGAAGACGACCCTCCTCAACTGTCTGACGAGCTTCATCCCGCAGCACGAGCGCATCCTCACCATCGAGGACTCGGCCGAGCTGCAGCCCCAGCAGCCCCACGTGGTGCCGCTCGAGACCCGTCAGCCGGACATCCACGGCAAGGGCGAGATCACGGCGCGCGACCTGGTGCGCAACGCGCTCCGCATGCGCCCCGACCGTATCATCGTCGGCGAGGTCCGCGGCGGCGAGGCGCTCGACATGCTGCAGGCCATGAACTCCGGCCACGACGGCTCGATCAGCACCGTCCACGCCAACAATCCGCGCGACTGCCTGAGCCGCATCGAGATGATGGTCTTGATGGCCGGCGTCGACCTGCCGCTCAAGGCCGTCCGCCAGCAGCTCACCTCCGCCATCCACGTGATCGTCCAGGCCACGCGCCTGTCCGACGGCACGCGCAAGGTCCTCAAGATCACCGAGATGGTCGGGATGGAGGGCGAGGCCATCCAGATGCAGGACATCTTCGAGTTCGCCCAGACGGGCATCGACAACCGCGGAGCCGTGCGGGGGCACTTCCGGACCACCGGCTTCCGCAGCCGGTACTTCGAGCGACTGGTGGCAGCGGGCGTGAAGGCCGATGACCTCCTGTTCGACCACACGTAG